One window of the Flavobacteriaceae bacterium YJPT1-3 genome contains the following:
- a CDS encoding iron ABC transporter permease, producing MNKQGHIGIFLALIIGLLVVWLMSLTLGSIWISLSEVFAALTQGSLNSEANGYIITHYRLPKSITAILAGAGLATAGLLMQTLFRNPLAGPFVLGVSSGASLGVALLVLGTSVLGFSPLLSYSKWGTVIAATLGSLIVLFAILMVAKSMKDTMALLIVGLMFGSLTAAVVSVLAYFSKAEELQRYIFWSFGNLGDNSWQAVGILALSVGIGLLLTTLLIKPLNALLMGEHYARSMGVAVGKSRILMIVATCLMAGAVTAFAGPIAFIGLAVPHLIRQWVPGMDHRFLFPACALGGAILLLVCDLIAQLPMSSYTLPINAITALVGAPVVIWLLLRRKKLIF from the coding sequence ATGAATAAACAAGGGCATATTGGTATTTTCCTGGCGTTGATCATTGGACTTCTTGTGGTTTGGCTAATGAGCCTGACCCTTGGATCGATTTGGATTTCTTTATCCGAGGTGTTTGCAGCGCTGACTCAGGGCAGCTTGAATTCTGAAGCCAATGGGTACATCATCACCCATTACCGACTTCCCAAGTCTATCACCGCCATACTTGCCGGTGCAGGCCTGGCAACAGCAGGGTTACTTATGCAGACTTTATTTAGGAACCCGTTGGCCGGGCCATTCGTTCTTGGGGTGAGTAGCGGAGCCAGTTTAGGCGTCGCACTCTTGGTCTTAGGCACCTCCGTACTTGGATTTTCCCCCTTATTGAGCTACTCAAAATGGGGTACAGTAATCGCAGCTACCCTAGGGAGCCTGATCGTACTCTTTGCCATTTTAATGGTCGCAAAAAGCATGAAGGACACGATGGCTCTGCTCATCGTGGGACTGATGTTTGGAAGTTTAACTGCCGCCGTGGTGAGCGTATTGGCTTATTTCAGCAAGGCGGAAGAACTACAGCGCTATATTTTCTGGTCTTTTGGCAATTTAGGGGATAATTCATGGCAAGCAGTGGGCATCCTGGCACTGAGTGTGGGTATAGGTTTACTCCTCACTACCTTACTGATCAAGCCCTTAAATGCACTGCTTATGGGAGAACATTATGCCCGATCGATGGGTGTAGCCGTGGGCAAAAGTCGAATACTGATGATCGTGGCCACCTGCCTCATGGCAGGAGCGGTAACGGCATTCGCCGGACCTATAGCTTTCATTGGTTTAGCCGTACCTCATCTTATCCGACAATGGGTACCCGGAATGGATCATCGATTTCTTTTTCCCGCCTGTGCCCTGGGAGGTGCCATCCTGTTATTGGTTTGTGATCTGATCGCACAATTGCCAATGAGCTCGTACACCCTACCCATCAACGCCATTACCGCTTTGGTGGGGGCTCCCGTAGTGATTTGGCTGCTTCTTCGTCGTAAAAAACTTATCTTCTGA
- a CDS encoding TonB-dependent receptor plug domain-containing protein: protein MKISTRLIVVLACAGLQTFAWSQQEAETLDEVVLTDSRFALKKENSGKQIITISRETLSRNQGNSLASVINQQSGITINGSQSVAGQPLGTFIRGGNNRQVLVLIDGVALSDPSTIANEFDLRLLDINSIESIEIIKGAASTLYGNSAATAVINITTRKADREAISAQLTAVAGTNEAQSQRNFSWNDFQNHVQLSGTLNKLTYMASFGNQFTDGLSAVEDPMTNEKDRFSRYNSQFKLGYRFSEAFSLTLYGLQDFFKSAYDNSFPIADAPFDSRSEQYRGGLSGGL, encoded by the coding sequence ATGAAAATCAGTACGAGATTAATTGTAGTGCTGGCTTGTGCCGGCCTGCAAACGTTTGCCTGGAGTCAGCAAGAGGCAGAAACTTTGGACGAAGTAGTACTTACCGATAGTCGCTTCGCCCTGAAAAAAGAAAACAGCGGTAAACAGATCATCACCATTTCCCGGGAAACGCTTTCTCGAAATCAAGGTAACAGCCTGGCCAGTGTGATCAACCAGCAAAGTGGAATTACCATCAACGGATCCCAGAGCGTAGCAGGTCAACCGCTAGGGACCTTTATCCGAGGGGGGAACAACAGACAGGTGCTCGTCCTGATCGACGGTGTTGCCTTATCGGATCCCTCGACCATTGCCAATGAGTTCGATCTACGCTTGTTGGACATCAACAGTATTGAATCGATAGAAATCATTAAAGGTGCTGCATCTACCTTATACGGAAATTCAGCGGCTACGGCCGTTATCAATATAACCACCAGAAAGGCCGATCGAGAGGCTATTTCCGCACAATTGACTGCCGTTGCCGGTACTAATGAAGCACAGTCCCAGCGCAATTTTAGTTGGAATGACTTTCAAAATCACGTACAGCTCAGCGGGACGCTTAACAAGTTGACCTACATGGCTAGTTTTGGGAATCAGTTTACGGATGGTTTGTCTGCTGTCGAAGATCCGATGACCAATGAAAAGGACCGATTTTCGCGCTACAACAGTCAATTCAAACTAGGATATCGCTTTTCAGAGGCATTTAGCCTTACTCTGTATGGACTTCAAGACTTTTTTAAGTCGGCTTACGATAATTCCTTTCCTATAGCCGATGCGCCCTTTGACAGTCGAAGCGAGCAGTATCGAGGTGGGCTATCCGGGGGTTTATGA
- a CDS encoding T9SS type A sorting domain-containing protein, with the protein MKAILLNLLFFMSVLAPAQIMEEHQATASTVQLESGINVDFSIYPNPVKDKLFLRSDQRVDLNVTLHDVLGKEVLKQKVSGMNNVIDVSRMRRGVYLMTVSNASGSHTQKLIKS; encoded by the coding sequence ATGAAGGCAATTCTACTTAACCTACTTTTTTTTATGTCTGTGCTCGCCCCGGCCCAGATCATGGAAGAGCATCAAGCTACGGCTTCCACGGTTCAGTTGGAATCCGGAATCAATGTTGATTTTAGTATTTATCCTAATCCGGTCAAGGACAAATTATTCCTGAGGAGTGATCAACGGGTAGACTTGAATGTTACTCTGCATGATGTGTTGGGTAAAGAGGTTCTCAAACAGAAGGTCTCAGGCATGAACAATGTGATCGATGTTTCTCGCATGCGTCGCGGTGTATACCTCATGACCGTGAGTAACGCTAGCGGTTCTCACACGCAAAAGCTGATCAAGAGCTAG
- the carB gene encoding carbamoyl-phosphate synthase large subunit, whose amino-acid sequence MPKNPKYKCILLIGSGPIIIGQACEFDYSGSQALRSLREDNIKTVLINSNPATIMTDPVMADHVYLLPLNTKSIVKILKEHPEIDAVLPTMGGQTALNLCIEADEKGIWNDFDVDIIGVDIDAINITEDREQFRKLMEKIGIGMAPQATATSYLEGKEIAQKFGFPLVIRASYTLGGAGASFVFEPEEFDEMLTRGLETSPIHEVMIDKALIGWKEYELELLRDHNDNVTIICTIENMDPMGIHTGDSITVAPAMTLSDKTFQKMRDMAIHMMRSIGDFAGGCNVQFAVSPDEEERIIAIEINPRVSRSSALASKATGYPIAKIAAKLAIGYTLDELDNQITKSTSAYFEPTLDYVIVKIPRWNFDKFEGADRTLGLQMKAVGEVMGIGRSFQEALHKATQSLEIKRNGLGADGKGYTNYDQILSKLKYASWDRVFVIYDAIQMGIPLSRIHEITKIDMWFLKQYEELHLLEKEISKYTIDTLSRKLLLEAKQKGFADRQIAHMLDCLESEVYNKRDEMNINRVYKLVDTCAAEFKAATPYFYSTFENQMETADGKRHAANESVVTDKKKIVVLGSGPNRIGQGIEFDYCCVHGVLAAAECGYETIMINCNPETVSTDFDTADKLYFEPVFWEHIYDIIRHEKPEGVIVQLGGQTALKLAEKLDRYGIKIIGTSFKSLDLAEDRGSFSRLLKENNIPYPEFDVAQTAEEALAVADRLDFPILVRPSYVLGGQGMKIVINKDELEEHVVDLLRKIPNNKLLLDHYLDGAIEAEADAICDGENVYIIGIMEHIEPCGIHSGDSNAVLPPFNLGDLVLQQIKDHTHKIALALNTVGLINIQFAIKDDKVYIIEANPRASRTVPFIAKAYKEPYVNYATKVMLGEKKVTDFDFNPQLEGYAIKQPVFSFNKFHKVNKQLGPEMKSTGESILFIDSLRDDDFYELYARRNMYLSK is encoded by the coding sequence AGTCAGGCCCTGCGCTCCTTACGGGAAGACAATATCAAAACCGTATTGATCAATTCAAATCCGGCGACCATCATGACCGATCCGGTCATGGCAGATCATGTTTACTTATTGCCGCTCAATACCAAATCGATCGTCAAGATCCTCAAGGAGCATCCTGAAATTGACGCGGTCTTACCTACTATGGGAGGCCAGACTGCGCTGAACTTGTGTATTGAAGCCGATGAAAAGGGCATCTGGAACGATTTTGATGTAGACATCATTGGGGTGGATATCGATGCGATTAATATTACGGAAGACCGGGAGCAGTTTAGAAAACTCATGGAAAAAATAGGCATCGGGATGGCACCACAGGCCACAGCAACATCCTATTTGGAAGGGAAGGAGATCGCTCAGAAATTCGGATTTCCACTTGTGATACGAGCGTCCTACACCCTGGGTGGAGCCGGAGCTTCCTTTGTTTTTGAACCCGAAGAGTTTGATGAGATGCTTACGCGCGGTTTAGAAACTTCTCCGATTCACGAGGTTATGATCGACAAGGCCCTCATCGGTTGGAAAGAATACGAGTTGGAGTTACTGCGGGATCACAACGACAACGTGACCATCATTTGTACCATTGAGAATATGGACCCCATGGGGATCCATACCGGTGATTCGATCACCGTCGCTCCTGCGATGACCCTGTCGGATAAGACGTTTCAGAAAATGCGAGATATGGCGATCCATATGATGCGAAGCATCGGAGATTTTGCGGGAGGCTGTAATGTGCAGTTTGCCGTAAGCCCGGATGAGGAGGAACGCATCATTGCCATCGAGATCAACCCAAGGGTTAGTCGCTCTTCAGCCCTGGCGTCTAAGGCCACCGGATACCCCATTGCGAAGATTGCGGCGAAGTTGGCGATAGGCTACACCCTGGACGAACTGGATAACCAAATTACGAAGTCGACGTCAGCCTATTTCGAGCCCACTTTGGATTATGTGATCGTCAAGATACCACGCTGGAACTTTGACAAATTCGAAGGTGCTGATCGCACCCTGGGACTGCAAATGAAAGCGGTAGGTGAGGTGATGGGTATTGGACGTTCCTTTCAGGAAGCCTTACACAAAGCCACCCAGTCTTTGGAGATCAAGCGCAACGGACTGGGTGCAGATGGAAAAGGATATACCAATTATGACCAGATCCTAAGTAAATTGAAGTATGCGAGTTGGGATCGGGTATTCGTCATCTACGATGCCATCCAGATGGGTATTCCGCTGAGCCGCATTCATGAGATCACCAAGATCGATATGTGGTTCCTCAAACAATACGAAGAGCTCCACTTACTCGAGAAAGAAATTTCGAAATATACCATTGATACGCTTTCGCGAAAGCTTCTCCTGGAGGCCAAGCAAAAGGGATTTGCAGATCGACAGATCGCGCATATGCTGGACTGCCTGGAAAGTGAAGTCTATAATAAGCGGGACGAAATGAATATCAATCGGGTGTACAAGCTGGTTGACACCTGTGCGGCTGAATTTAAAGCAGCGACACCTTATTTCTACTCCACTTTCGAAAATCAAATGGAGACCGCAGACGGAAAACGTCATGCCGCTAATGAAAGTGTGGTCACTGACAAAAAGAAGATCGTGGTACTGGGCTCCGGTCCGAACCGAATTGGACAGGGAATTGAATTTGACTACTGTTGTGTGCATGGCGTACTGGCGGCAGCCGAATGTGGTTATGAGACCATCATGATCAACTGTAACCCGGAAACGGTGTCCACCGATTTCGATACGGCCGACAAGCTTTACTTTGAACCCGTATTTTGGGAACACATTTACGACATCATCCGTCATGAAAAGCCGGAAGGAGTGATCGTTCAATTGGGAGGACAAACAGCCCTAAAACTGGCTGAAAAATTAGATCGCTACGGGATTAAGATTATCGGAACGAGCTTTAAATCGCTTGATCTGGCAGAAGATCGCGGTAGTTTTTCCCGACTGCTGAAGGAAAATAACATTCCCTATCCAGAATTTGATGTGGCGCAAACCGCGGAGGAAGCGCTTGCTGTCGCCGATCGGCTCGATTTCCCGATCCTGGTTCGACCCTCCTACGTTTTAGGGGGTCAGGGCATGAAGATCGTGATCAATAAAGACGAGCTGGAAGAACACGTGGTCGATTTACTGCGTAAAATTCCGAACAATAAGCTGCTTTTAGACCATTATTTAGACGGTGCCATAGAGGCAGAAGCTGATGCCATTTGTGATGGAGAGAATGTATACATTATCGGGATCATGGAACACATTGAGCCTTGTGGTATACACTCTGGAGACTCTAACGCTGTACTTCCTCCTTTCAATCTGGGAGATCTGGTGTTGCAACAGATTAAAGATCATACGCACAAAATTGCACTGGCTCTAAATACTGTAGGACTCATCAATATCCAGTTTGCGATCAAAGACGATAAGGTTTACATTATTGAAGCCAACCCAAGAGCCTCGCGTACGGTACCATTTATTGCAAAGGCCTATAAAGAGCCTTATGTAAATTATGCGACCAAAGTGATGCTGGGAGAGAAGAAGGTGACCGATTTCGATTTCAACCCACAATTAGAGGGCTATGCGATCAAACAGCCGGTATTCTCTTTCAATAAATTTCACAAGGTGAACAAGCAGTTAGGTCCGGAAATGAAAAGTACCGGAGAGAGTATTCTATTTATCGACAGCTTACGGGACGACGACTTCTACGAACTCTATGCCCGTAGAAATATGTACTTAAGTAAGTAG
- a CDS encoding ABC transporter ATP-binding protein, which translates to MVTENKGLRFKNYTVGYSTKRIRTAVTAPLSLQIPSGSLTCVLGINGAGKSTLLRSVAQLQAPLSGQVAFEDQSLDQLEAPELARTLSVVLTDHSYSKNLTVGELVALGRQPYTDWLGNLSDQDKTIIKSALEKTDTLSLSDRYCSALSDGQMQRVLIARALAQDTPLLLLDEPTTHLDLHHKASVLQLLTTISATMGKTVIFSTHDISLVLPICSHALVLDNDSCALGTPEQLIEQGVFNRLFPKDAVTFDPDTWAFQLRK; encoded by the coding sequence ATGGTTACAGAAAACAAAGGACTGCGCTTTAAAAATTACACGGTAGGATACAGCACTAAACGCATTCGCACTGCAGTGACCGCTCCGCTGTCTTTACAGATCCCTTCGGGAAGTTTAACCTGCGTGCTGGGTATTAACGGAGCCGGAAAATCTACGCTGCTGCGCAGTGTTGCTCAATTGCAAGCTCCATTATCCGGTCAGGTTGCTTTTGAAGATCAATCACTAGATCAGCTGGAAGCGCCTGAACTGGCCAGAACCTTGAGCGTGGTCCTAACCGATCACAGCTATTCCAAAAATCTTACCGTGGGCGAGTTGGTGGCCCTGGGAAGACAACCCTACACCGACTGGCTCGGAAACCTAAGCGATCAGGACAAGACCATCATCAAATCAGCCCTCGAAAAGACTGATACCCTCTCCCTGAGCGATCGCTACTGCAGTGCGTTGAGTGATGGCCAAATGCAGCGGGTGCTTATCGCCAGAGCTTTGGCCCAAGATACCCCCCTACTCCTTTTGGACGAACCTACCACTCATCTTGATCTTCATCATAAAGCTTCGGTACTTCAACTGCTCACTACGATTAGTGCAACTATGGGCAAAACCGTAATCTTTAGCACTCACGACATCAGCTTAGTCCTGCCTATTTGCAGTCATGCCCTGGTATTAGACAACGATTCTTGTGCTTTAGGCACTCCTGAACAATTGATCGAACAAGGCGTATTCAACAGGCTGTTCCCCAAAGATGCGGTGACTTTTGATCCGGACACCTGGGCCTTTCAGTTACGGAAATAA
- a CDS encoding ABC transporter substrate-binding protein has translation MRLIYIIFCLLLMACKQESAAPEKASPEHTLSSIEYATGFRVNETEGITMVEVKNAWPGSDKVFKYALLQAGQNLPKGIAVDAQIKVPIASIVVTSTTHIPSLEMLDAAEKLMGFPNLDYISSSLTRSLIEEGRIIELGQNESLNTEVVLSLQPDALVTFGVEGENKNLALLKQAGIAVLYNGDWTEQDPLGKAEWIKFFGLLLGKEKQADSIFKSIANNYHQTVALAEQATRQPTVLSGAPYKDVWYVPQGNSWAAKLIKDAQGDYLWRDTSGTGSLSLSVEHVLEKAQNAEFWIGPGQYTSYSSMNQSSDVFNLFQAVHQRKVYTFAAKKGATRGLIYYELAPNRPDWVLQDLVHILHPKLLPDHEMHFFTPLNE, from the coding sequence ATGCGATTGATCTACATCATTTTCTGTTTGCTGTTGATGGCTTGCAAACAAGAGTCGGCTGCCCCTGAAAAAGCGTCTCCTGAACACACCCTGTCCTCCATTGAATATGCGACCGGATTTCGTGTAAACGAAACGGAAGGCATCACCATGGTTGAAGTAAAAAATGCCTGGCCGGGCAGTGATAAAGTGTTTAAGTACGCCTTACTTCAAGCAGGTCAGAATTTGCCGAAAGGTATTGCTGTCGATGCCCAAATAAAGGTTCCCATAGCATCTATCGTAGTGACCTCTACCACCCATATTCCCTCCTTGGAAATGCTCGATGCTGCCGAGAAGCTGATGGGATTTCCTAATCTCGATTATATCTCCTCTTCGCTCACTCGATCACTCATTGAGGAAGGCAGAATCATTGAGTTGGGACAAAATGAATCTTTAAATACCGAAGTAGTACTCAGTCTGCAACCCGATGCTTTGGTCACCTTTGGGGTGGAAGGTGAAAATAAAAATTTAGCGCTATTGAAGCAAGCGGGAATCGCGGTGTTGTATAATGGGGACTGGACAGAACAAGACCCTTTGGGTAAAGCGGAGTGGATCAAGTTTTTCGGACTACTCCTAGGCAAAGAAAAACAGGCCGATTCCATTTTTAAGTCCATCGCCAACAATTATCACCAGACTGTTGCCCTGGCTGAACAGGCGACTCGCCAACCAACCGTGCTGTCGGGAGCACCCTATAAAGATGTCTGGTACGTTCCTCAGGGAAACAGTTGGGCCGCAAAGCTGATCAAAGATGCCCAGGGAGATTATCTATGGAGGGATACCTCGGGTACCGGAAGCCTATCCCTGAGTGTGGAGCATGTACTGGAAAAAGCGCAGAACGCTGAATTCTGGATTGGCCCCGGACAGTACACCAGTTATTCGTCAATGAATCAAAGTAGTGATGTCTTTAATCTTTTTCAGGCCGTGCATCAACGAAAGGTATATACCTTCGCAGCTAAAAAAGGAGCAACCAGGGGATTGATCTATTACGAATTGGCGCCCAACCGGCCGGATTGGGTGCTACAAGATCTCGTGCACATCCTGCATCCTAAGCTGTTGCCGGATCACGAAATGCATTTTTTTACCCCACTGAATGAATAA
- a CDS encoding TonB-dependent receptor: MRPLTVEASSIEVGYPGVYDYGQGSLNLNAAYNHIFRAFESDFPNSFDGESLVFDLFHKYQWGDSWYTVVGFNHVAGETTYDHKRRTTNNDPYLNMVYVGDRGWNVNTGLRVNNHNTYGTHIVYHVNPSYRWKSEQGYLKVYGSYASSFIAPSLTQLYGPFGANPELEPEENVTIELGTQWKANDRWSSGITLFTREENQFIDYVVINPETFEGRYQNVEEAFTVRGVEAELMVQPTSYLSLSANYSFTESPDRQSLRLPKHRANADLGFTLNPATFASLRMTYVGERLDTDFTTFTSVDLSSYTLIDFYVSRQVLQEKIKVFLGINNVLNEDYTEIVGFTTQGRNVRLGFSVNL, from the coding sequence ATGCGCCCTTTGACAGTCGAAGCGAGCAGTATCGAGGTGGGCTATCCGGGGGTTTATGACTACGGTCAGGGAAGTCTTAACCTGAACGCTGCATACAATCATATCTTCAGAGCTTTTGAATCGGACTTTCCGAATTCTTTTGACGGAGAAAGTCTGGTTTTTGATCTATTTCATAAATATCAATGGGGTGATTCCTGGTATACCGTTGTCGGTTTCAATCATGTTGCCGGGGAAACTACGTATGACCATAAACGTAGAACGACCAACAACGATCCTTACCTGAATATGGTGTATGTGGGAGACAGGGGGTGGAATGTGAATACCGGGCTTCGGGTAAATAACCATAATACCTATGGTACTCATATAGTGTATCATGTCAATCCATCCTATCGCTGGAAAAGCGAACAGGGGTATTTGAAGGTATACGGTAGTTATGCCAGCTCGTTCATTGCACCTTCGCTCACCCAGCTGTACGGGCCCTTTGGAGCCAATCCGGAGTTGGAGCCGGAAGAGAACGTGACCATCGAATTGGGTACGCAATGGAAGGCCAATGACCGTTGGAGCAGTGGTATAACGCTTTTTACACGGGAAGAAAATCAATTCATTGACTATGTGGTTATCAATCCGGAAACCTTTGAAGGGAGGTATCAGAATGTAGAGGAGGCCTTTACGGTTAGAGGCGTAGAAGCAGAGCTGATGGTGCAGCCCACGTCCTACCTGAGTTTAAGCGCAAATTATTCTTTTACGGAAAGTCCCGATCGACAAAGTTTGCGCCTCCCAAAACATCGTGCCAATGCTGATTTAGGGTTCACCTTAAATCCGGCTACCTTTGCCTCCCTGAGGATGACCTATGTGGGAGAGCGTCTGGATACCGATTTTACGACCTTCACTTCGGTTGATTTGTCATCTTACACCCTCATTGACTTTTATGTGAGTCGGCAGGTCCTTCAAGAAAAGATCAAGGTTTTCCTGGGCATCAATAATGTGCTCAATGAAGATTACACCGAGATCGTTGGCTTTACCACCCAGGGAAGAAATGTTCGCCTGGGCTTTTCGGTAAACTTATAG
- a CDS encoding acyl-CoA thioesterase has protein sequence MSTFKRIADSQVTIAELMLPSHANFSGKIHGGYMLSLMDQIAFACASKHSANYCVTASVDTVDFLRPIEVGELVTLKASVNYVGRTSMVIGIRVEAENIHTGKTKHCNSSYFTMVAKDNAGKSVEVPGLLLENKTHIRRFIKSLKRKENKQKRKQEFKDKNFLETDYIDLLKDHRVQIRES, from the coding sequence ATGAGCACCTTCAAACGCATTGCGGATTCGCAGGTTACGATAGCCGAACTGATGTTGCCTTCTCATGCCAACTTCAGTGGAAAAATACATGGGGGTTATATGCTCTCTTTGATGGATCAGATCGCCTTTGCCTGCGCCAGTAAACACTCCGCCAACTATTGCGTGACCGCCTCAGTAGATACGGTAGATTTTCTCCGTCCCATTGAAGTGGGAGAACTCGTCACCTTAAAAGCCTCGGTCAATTATGTGGGCCGCACCTCCATGGTTATTGGTATCCGTGTAGAAGCCGAAAATATTCACACTGGGAAAACAAAACATTGTAATTCCTCTTATTTTACCATGGTTGCCAAGGATAATGCGGGTAAGAGTGTGGAAGTTCCCGGACTGCTGTTAGAGAACAAAACGCATATCCGCCGCTTCATCAAAAGTTTGAAACGGAAAGAGAATAAGCAGAAAAGGAAACAAGAATTTAAGGACAAGAACTTCCTGGAGACTGATTACATCGATCTGCTAAAAGACCATCGGGTACAAATACGCGAAAGCTAG
- a CDS encoding 6-phosphogluconate dehydrogenase, protein MKKILGVFVATVVLTAVIYYSFLYYVPYSEGTRAGELIKFSKKGVLIKTWEGEISQGISGAQIFEFSVLDQEEEVIERLQEYQGNYVKLTYVERFGTFAFWGDTKYFITAVELSQSPHFNRN, encoded by the coding sequence ATGAAAAAAATATTAGGAGTTTTTGTGGCGACTGTTGTGCTCACCGCAGTGATCTATTACAGTTTTTTATACTACGTCCCCTACAGTGAAGGGACTCGGGCTGGAGAACTGATCAAGTTCAGTAAGAAAGGAGTACTTATCAAAACCTGGGAGGGAGAGATCAGTCAAGGCATTAGCGGAGCACAGATCTTTGAGTTCTCCGTGCTTGATCAGGAAGAGGAAGTCATTGAAAGGCTGCAGGAATATCAAGGCAATTACGTCAAGCTAACCTATGTGGAGCGTTTTGGTACCTTTGCTTTTTGGGGAGACACTAAGTATTTCATCACCGCAGTAGAATTGAGTCAATCTCCGCACTTCAATCGGAATTAA
- the rmuC gene encoding DNA recombination protein RmuC, whose product MNDLVIYSLIALVFGTILGFVLATFLSKSKLSTLEERLAQGEYQRKMTAEQLEKTNQEKESVREEKERVKNELTAKEIELQNLQARFREKDQELEQLNEKFTKNFQLIADDILKKNSDQFSKQNQEKLDMILKPLQEKIAHFEKRVEDTHKENIDRSAALREQIKGLTALNEQMSKEASNLTKALKGDSKMQGNWGELVLEKVLEKSGLEKDREYFVQQSFKNEDGRRVLPDVVIHLPDDKRMIIDSKVSLTAYERFVNEEEEDIREQALKAHIISLKRHVEQLSEKNYQDLYEMESPDFVLLFIPIEPAFAIAVNHDAELYNKAFERNIVIVTPATLLATLRTIDTMWNNEKQQRNALEIARQAGGLYDKFHGLVHDLTQVGKKMDDAKDNYKAAMNKLVEGNGNLIGRVERLKKMGAKAKKALPEKIVKRATDFEDEEESDT is encoded by the coding sequence ATGAACGACCTAGTTATTTACAGCCTCATTGCCTTAGTATTTGGAACTATTTTAGGTTTTGTCCTGGCCACCTTCCTGAGCAAAAGTAAGCTCAGCACACTGGAAGAACGTCTGGCCCAGGGAGAATACCAGCGTAAAATGACCGCAGAACAGCTCGAAAAAACCAATCAGGAGAAGGAAAGCGTACGGGAAGAAAAAGAACGTGTAAAAAACGAGCTGACCGCCAAAGAGATCGAACTTCAAAATTTACAGGCACGCTTTCGCGAAAAGGATCAGGAACTTGAACAACTGAACGAGAAATTCACCAAAAACTTCCAATTGATCGCCGATGATATCCTCAAGAAGAACAGCGATCAGTTCAGTAAACAAAACCAGGAAAAGCTGGACATGATCCTTAAACCTTTACAGGAGAAAATTGCCCATTTTGAAAAACGAGTTGAGGATACCCATAAAGAAAATATTGATCGTAGTGCCGCATTAAGGGAACAGATCAAAGGCCTGACAGCTTTGAATGAACAAATGTCTAAGGAGGCCAGTAACCTGACCAAGGCGCTCAAAGGAGACAGCAAGATGCAGGGAAATTGGGGCGAACTGGTGCTGGAGAAAGTACTGGAGAAGTCCGGCCTGGAAAAAGACCGGGAGTACTTTGTTCAACAAAGCTTTAAGAATGAAGATGGAAGACGCGTTCTGCCGGATGTAGTTATTCACCTTCCCGACGACAAGCGTATGATCATTGACAGTAAAGTATCGCTTACTGCCTATGAACGCTTTGTTAACGAAGAAGAGGAAGACATAAGGGAACAAGCCCTAAAGGCGCATATTATTTCCTTAAAGCGACATGTGGAACAATTGAGCGAAAAAAACTATCAGGACCTCTACGAGATGGAAAGTCCCGATTTTGTGCTATTATTCATTCCCATCGAACCGGCTTTTGCCATTGCGGTGAACCACGATGCTGAACTATACAATAAAGCATTCGAACGGAACATTGTGATCGTTACTCCAGCCACGCTTCTGGCCACCCTACGCACCATCGACACCATGTGGAATAATGAGAAACAGCAGCGAAATGCCTTGGAAATTGCGCGTCAGGCCGGAGGATTATACGACAAATTCCATGGTTTGGTCCATGACTTGACACAGGTCGGAAAAAAAATGGACGATGCCAAAGACAACTATAAAGCGGCCATGAATAAATTGGTTGAAGGCAATGGAAATCTGATTGGACGCGTAGAACGGCTCAAAAAAATGGGCGCCAAAGCAAAAAAGGCCTTACCGGAAAAAATCGTCAAACGTGCAACCGACTTTGAGGATGAGGAAGAAAGCGACACTTGA